A genomic region of Hyalangium gracile contains the following coding sequences:
- a CDS encoding OmpA family protein, with translation MSPAHAPEARDSAAVHQAARLGTSGAGGGLPYFEQIQKSFGRHDVSGVVAHTGAAAEQGSRAMGAKAFTMGHHVAFAGAPSLHTAAHEAAHALQQRAGVVPAGGVGQSGDRHEHHADAVADKVVRGESSEAVLDASLGHAGSPPSLAIQREDEKKAPAAEPDAKIPAAKGQYTLDSFAFGGSSLTPEHEKQIDALVAELAANPLGSGGSILLVGHTDAVDSPERNLALGQARAESVRQKLLSKLPAQAQGQVKAVSLGKSALAVDTPSENRFNRRVEVHIQRASATVAPPPPMPSPSTPPPQQGPALPPKKEAAPAPALGSVPPAMTRRLNELAELIPAAGDAVKRDPLVRELRDLVVKIQPFLPNDEAKKKLDDAIASGVGEGIKEGIKALLEALAGRGPTAVSPDSSHTGPAIAPKDLKEQIYKGPAIPFGAAPPVRRYSFEFSGLGSTYKPGDGISFTVRTPDDFDPNGKAGAGRVIIMEAEDFQKNGGVKAERLGSKHIQSKGKVSLFLQAPDKPGRYVLGIMVGLSFQSHPVHEFKVGP, from the coding sequence GTGTCACCAGCCCACGCTCCGGAAGCCCGGGACAGCGCGGCGGTTCATCAGGCGGCGAGGCTCGGCACGAGCGGAGCGGGCGGAGGGCTGCCCTACTTCGAGCAGATCCAGAAGTCGTTCGGAAGGCATGACGTGTCCGGCGTCGTGGCCCACACCGGCGCGGCGGCGGAGCAGGGCTCGCGGGCGATGGGCGCGAAGGCGTTCACGATGGGCCACCACGTCGCGTTCGCCGGAGCGCCGAGCCTCCACACCGCGGCGCACGAGGCGGCGCACGCGCTCCAGCAGCGGGCCGGCGTGGTTCCCGCTGGCGGAGTGGGGCAGTCGGGAGATCGCCACGAGCACCACGCGGACGCGGTCGCGGACAAGGTGGTGCGCGGAGAGTCGAGCGAGGCGGTGCTGGATGCCTCCCTGGGCCATGCCGGTTCGCCGCCCTCCCTGGCCATCCAGCGCGAGGACGAGAAGAAGGCGCCGGCGGCCGAGCCCGACGCGAAGATTCCCGCGGCCAAGGGCCAGTACACCCTGGACAGCTTCGCCTTCGGCGGCTCCTCGCTCACCCCCGAGCACGAGAAGCAGATCGATGCGCTGGTGGCGGAGCTGGCCGCGAACCCGCTCGGCTCCGGCGGTTCCATCCTCCTCGTGGGGCACACGGATGCCGTCGACAGCCCGGAGCGCAACCTGGCCCTCGGACAGGCGAGGGCGGAGAGCGTCCGGCAGAAGCTGCTGTCCAAGCTCCCCGCCCAGGCGCAGGGGCAGGTGAAGGCCGTGAGCCTGGGGAAGTCGGCGCTGGCGGTCGACACCCCGAGCGAGAACCGGTTCAACCGACGCGTCGAGGTCCACATCCAGAGGGCGAGCGCCACGGTCGCGCCTCCTCCTCCCATGCCATCGCCGAGCACGCCTCCTCCTCAGCAGGGGCCCGCGCTTCCTCCCAAGAAGGAAGCAGCGCCCGCCCCGGCGCTCGGCTCCGTGCCGCCCGCGATGACCCGGCGGCTCAACGAATTGGCCGAGCTCATCCCCGCCGCGGGAGATGCGGTGAAGCGGGATCCGCTCGTGCGAGAGCTGAGGGATCTCGTGGTGAAGATCCAGCCCTTCCTCCCCAACGACGAGGCGAAGAAGAAGCTCGACGACGCCATCGCCAGCGGAGTGGGGGAGGGCATCAAGGAGGGCATCAAGGCCCTGCTCGAGGCGCTCGCCGGCAGGGGGCCGACCGCCGTCTCGCCAGACTCCTCGCATACGGGACCGGCCATCGCTCCGAAGGACTTGAAGGAGCAGATCTACAAGGGGCCCGCCATCCCGTTCGGCGCTGCCCCGCCTGTCAGGCGCTACTCCTTCGAGTTCAGCGGCCTGGGGTCCACGTACAAGCCCGGGGATGGCATCTCGTTCACGGTGCGCACCCCGGACGACTTCGACCCGAACGGCAAGGCGGGCGCGGGACGCGTCATCATCATGGAGGCCGAGGACTTCCAGAAGAATGGCGGCGTGAAGGCGGAGCGCCTCGGCTCCAAGCACATCCAGTCCAAGGGCAAGGTGAGCCTCTTCCTCCAGGCCCCGGACAAGCCCGGCCGATATGTGCTCGGCATCATGGTGGGCTTGTCCTTCCAGTCCCACCCCGTCCACGAGTTCAAGGTCGGCCCCTAG
- a CDS encoding DUF6285 domain-containing protein: MRDRPIAHELLEAAQAVLSDTLLPALPQELTYQARMVLNAIGIAARQAAAGQAPLEAARHRLAALYGDDGSELSVLERRLASDIRAGRFDPGSADRAAVFAHLWATTRAKAAESSPKALRERTE; encoded by the coding sequence ATGCGTGACAGGCCCATCGCCCACGAGCTGCTGGAGGCCGCCCAGGCGGTGCTCTCCGACACGCTGCTGCCGGCCCTGCCCCAGGAGCTGACCTACCAGGCGCGCATGGTGCTGAATGCCATCGGCATCGCCGCACGGCAGGCCGCGGCTGGCCAGGCGCCGCTCGAGGCCGCGCGGCACCGACTCGCCGCCCTCTATGGCGATGACGGAAGCGAGCTGTCCGTCCTGGAGCGACGGCTGGCCTCGGACATCCGGGCCGGGCGCTTCGATCCAGGCTCGGCCGACCGGGCTGCGGTCTTCGCCCACCTGTGGGCGACCACCCGCGCCAAGGCCGCGGAGAGCAGTCCGAAGGCACTCAGAGAGCGCACGGAGTGA